A genome region from Streptomyces antimycoticus includes the following:
- a CDS encoding sulfite exporter TauE/SafE family protein, giving the protein MIELSLVLLTGVAAGVLNSVGGGGTFVALPALVAVGLSPVTANAVARIALVPGAVTGAWVYRREIAPVGAASAIALTATSVVGSGVGACLLLVLPASSFESASPWLLAFATVVLALGRRLSRVVSQVSARSAGMSPRAVLIGQFLIAAYGGYFGGAVGILMMALWSIGLGLDTAAGNPMRITQLAAVFLTSGVLFLFTSDALHTPLLLAALLVGATAGGFAGAHLARRLPARLLRGVLLATATVTTVLYFLRG; this is encoded by the coding sequence GTGATCGAGCTGTCCCTTGTCCTGCTGACCGGTGTCGCCGCCGGAGTCCTGAACTCCGTCGGAGGCGGAGGAACCTTCGTGGCGCTGCCCGCACTCGTTGCCGTCGGTCTGTCGCCGGTGACGGCGAACGCGGTCGCCCGGATCGCCCTCGTACCCGGCGCCGTGACCGGTGCCTGGGTGTACCGGCGCGAAATCGCCCCGGTGGGGGCCGCGTCCGCCATAGCGCTGACCGCGACCAGTGTGGTCGGCAGCGGGGTCGGCGCCTGCCTGCTGCTCGTCCTGCCCGCCTCGTCGTTCGAGTCCGCGTCGCCGTGGCTGCTCGCCTTCGCCACCGTGGTCCTCGCCCTCGGCCGCCGCCTGTCCCGCGTGGTGAGCCAGGTGTCGGCCCGCTCCGCCGGCATGAGTCCGCGGGCCGTCCTGATCGGCCAGTTCCTCATCGCCGCGTACGGCGGATACTTCGGCGGAGCCGTAGGCATTCTGATGATGGCCCTGTGGAGCATCGGCCTCGGCCTCGATACCGCCGCCGGCAACCCGATGCGGATCACCCAACTGGCGGCCGTCTTCCTCACCTCGGGAGTGCTGTTCCTGTTCACCTCGGACGCACTGCACACTCCCCTGCTCCTGGCCGCCCTGCTGGTCGGCGCGACCGCTGGGGGCTTCGCCGGCGCCCACCTGGCCCGCCGCCTTCCCGCCCGGCTGCTGCGGGGCGTCCTCCTGGCGACCGCCACGGTGACGACCGTCCTGTACTTCCTGCGCGGCTGA
- a CDS encoding LysR substrate-binding domain-containing protein, with the protein MSRAATELAALADGTGGEVRLGAFISAAASIVPPALARLRATHPAVQITLRELEQRETHALLFRGEIDLAITFDYEHAPGPVPAGLMQEHLMDDPIMVALPVGHPLAGADSVTPADLPSDAWINTAVDFRDLAASPLDGDRGGGPRLDFDGMDFRTALNLVAAGLGVALLPRLLLLDAPPSVVVLPMRQPRLVRRLYTCRLDTRGVTASVRRLEMYLREAAADL; encoded by the coding sequence ATGAGTCGCGCTGCCACCGAGCTCGCGGCGCTCGCGGACGGAACTGGCGGCGAGGTGCGGCTCGGCGCGTTCATCTCGGCGGCAGCCTCCATCGTCCCTCCCGCGCTCGCACGCCTGCGTGCGACCCATCCGGCAGTTCAGATCACACTCCGCGAACTTGAGCAGCGCGAAACGCATGCGCTGCTGTTCCGGGGGGAGATCGACCTGGCCATCACCTTCGACTACGAACACGCTCCCGGGCCAGTGCCCGCCGGGCTCATGCAAGAGCACCTCATGGACGATCCGATCATGGTCGCCCTGCCCGTCGGCCATCCCCTGGCCGGAGCTGACAGTGTCACCCCAGCCGACCTGCCGTCGGACGCATGGATCAACACCGCGGTCGACTTCCGCGACTTGGCAGCGTCCCCCCTCGATGGCGACCGGGGAGGCGGGCCTCGTTTGGACTTCGACGGCATGGACTTCCGCACCGCGCTCAATCTCGTCGCGGCGGGTCTCGGCGTCGCCCTGCTACCGAGGTTGTTGCTGCTGGACGCTCCGCCGAGCGTCGTGGTTCTGCCCATGCGGCAGCCGAGACTCGTCCGTCGTCTCTACACCTGCCGGCTCGACACGAGAGGCGTGACCGCATCGGTCAGACGGCTGGAGATGTACCTGAGGGAAGCAGCGGCGGACCTCTGA
- a CDS encoding transposase family protein, translating into MRDASIFSIFLPRSPDPREGRGRRHSLAGLLPAGVAAVIAGSRSFAAIGQWAADAGPEVLAVLGPARGPAEESTFRRAFALARRTIKMALAPARIGFEGAAQVALRRTVVRKGKKTVEVVHLITSDRSASPETLAAWVRRHGHTENKLHWVRDVTYQEDKSLVRTGNAPRLMASLRSLAISILRLAGHADIAAANRHHARDPQRTLKLLQAA; encoded by the coding sequence ATGCGCGATGCCAGCATCTTCTCGATCTTCTTGCCCAGGTCTCCGGACCCGCGCGAGGGGCGCGGGCGGCGGCACTCGCTGGCCGGGCTGCTCCCCGCCGGGGTCGCGGCGGTGATCGCGGGCTCGAGGTCGTTCGCCGCGATCGGCCAGTGGGCCGCCGATGCCGGCCCGGAGGTCCTGGCCGTGCTGGGACCGGCCCGCGGCCCGGCGGAGGAATCCACCTTCCGCCGCGCATTCGCCCTCGCCCGGCGCACGATCAAGATGGCGCTCGCGCCAGCCCGTATCGGGTTCGAGGGCGCCGCCCAGGTCGCGCTGCGTCGCACGGTCGTCAGGAAGGGCAAGAAGACCGTCGAGGTCGTCCACCTGATCACCAGCGACCGCAGCGCCAGCCCGGAGACCCTGGCCGCCTGGGTCCGCCGCCACGGGCACACCGAGAACAAGCTCCACTGGGTCCGCGACGTCACCTACCAGGAGGACAAATCTCTGGTCAGAACGGGAAACGCGCCCCGGCTCATGGCATCGTTGCGAAGCCTGGCCATCAGCATCCTGCGCCTGGCCGGCCACGCGGACATCGCCGCCGCCAACCGCCACCATGCCCGCGACCCGCAGCGGACACTCAAGCTACTTCAAGCCGCATGA
- a CDS encoding recombinase family protein, with the protein MPTLREELAVPEDRGPGRPWKAGPPVEALPAAAVVKPIRIGYARCSTAQQELASQLAALEPVCKRIFSEKISTPGQDPAGQVPQPPPPSGTHRK; encoded by the coding sequence GTGCCCACGCTCCGGGAGGAACTGGCGGTGCCCGAGGACCGCGGCCCGGGACGGCCGTGGAAGGCGGGCCCGCCCGTCGAGGCGCTGCCCGCCGCCGCGGTGGTCAAGCCGATCCGGATCGGGTACGCGCGCTGCTCGACCGCCCAGCAGGAACTCGCCAGCCAGCTCGCCGCGCTCGAGCCGGTCTGCAAACGGATCTTCTCCGAGAAGATCTCCACCCCGGGTCAAGACCCGGCCGGGCAGGTGCCGCAGCCTCCGCCGCCGTCCGGGACACACCGGAAGTAG
- a CDS encoding tetratricopeptide repeat protein: MRRLTGDYAGASELAEQSLKLFRTLGNRHSEAKALQDLGRVQTELRTFTAATDLLARSRALFAEVGDTQGKRKH; encoded by the coding sequence GTGCGGCGGCTGACGGGTGACTATGCGGGGGCGAGTGAGCTGGCCGAGCAGTCCCTCAAGCTGTTCCGCACCCTCGGCAACCGCCACAGCGAGGCAAAGGCCCTGCAGGACTTGGGTCGGGTGCAGACCGAGTTGAGGACCTTCACGGCGGCGACCGATCTCCTGGCCCGGTCACGGGCGTTGTTCGCGGAGGTCGGTGACACGCAGGGGAAGCGGAAGCACTGA
- a CDS encoding alpha/beta hydrolase, with the protein MVSADPAVAASYRAQDAVDFYLQELPEGTRWDNSVTVRSTHKARIYEPGVLIDRVSPTPLLMIVGEQDTVTLTDTGLTAYNRALEPKQLARIPGGHFAPYTTEFAPASTASTAFFRDHLTPDGD; encoded by the coding sequence TTGGTCAGCGCCGACCCGGCCGTCGCCGCCTCGTACCGCGCCCAGGACGCCGTCGACTTCTACCTCCAGGAACTCCCCGAAGGAACGCGCTGGGACAACAGCGTCACCGTCCGCTCCACCCACAAGGCACGCATATACGAGCCGGGCGTTCTCATCGACCGCGTCTCCCCCACCCCACTGCTGATGATCGTCGGAGAGCAGGACACCGTCACGCTCACCGACACCGGGCTCACCGCCTACAACCGCGCGCTGGAACCGAAGCAGCTGGCGAGGATCCCCGGCGGGCACTTCGCCCCGTACACCACCGAATTCGCCCCAGCATCGACCGCGTCCACCGCCTTCTTCCGTGACCATCTGACACCGGACGGAGACTGA
- a CDS encoding VOC family protein — protein MYQQMIFVNLATNDLETSKKFFTELGYSLNPQFTTDDCACVVISETIVAMLLTRERYQDFTNKEIADSAKTSEVLLCLSAESRANVDELVDKALAAGGTPAGEPQDHGFMYGRSFQDPDGHTWEVVWMDPSAVQG, from the coding sequence GTGTACCAGCAGATGATCTTCGTAAACCTCGCGACGAACGACCTGGAGACCTCGAAGAAGTTCTTCACCGAGCTCGGCTACTCGCTCAACCCGCAGTTCACGACGGATGACTGCGCATGTGTGGTCATCAGCGAGACGATCGTCGCCATGCTGCTCACCAGAGAGCGCTACCAGGACTTCACCAACAAGGAGATCGCGGACTCCGCCAAGACCTCCGAGGTGCTTCTGTGCCTGAGCGCGGAGAGCCGCGCGAACGTCGACGAGCTGGTGGACAAGGCACTGGCCGCGGGCGGCACGCCCGCAGGAGAACCCCAGGACCACGGCTTCATGTACGGCCGGTCCTTCCAGGACCCCGATGGTCACACTTGGGAAGTGGTGTGGATGGACCCGTCAGCTGTCCAGGGCTGA
- a CDS encoding PP2C family protein-serine/threonine phosphatase translates to MGDEDKKALLGRLTLLADAGTALASTLDLLEGLRRVCRVLTGRLGDWCVVDLLDERGRLERAVVSHRTPEVLAPGGYEGLLPPVPQDAAGPLPRVLRGAGPLLLADIPSPNRAANPLHARQLELFEQLAARSAIITPLRARREVLGALTVARTDADHPFTKNDLPFIEALVRSLALQVDNARLHQQTQRIAERFQRDLLPELPQLDHLQIAARYTPAQAIAQVGGDWYDAFVLPQGDTVLVIGDVAGHDLQAAIAMSALRNMLRGIAVDRQEPPGEVLRRLDLTIHTLYEEATATCIYALVKGPQQGGLWGLHHASAGHLPPLLITVDGDTRYLETGAGLMIGVDPAHQRPTAFDELPAHSTVLLYTDGLIERRGESLDHGLTRLRQHTAALCREPLETFCDELLNGLAADTNDDAALLAVRPAPPTHTA, encoded by the coding sequence ATGGGCGATGAGGACAAGAAGGCTCTGCTGGGTCGGCTTACTCTGCTGGCGGATGCCGGAACGGCGCTGGCGAGCACGCTGGACCTGCTGGAGGGACTGCGACGAGTGTGCCGGGTACTGACCGGGCGGCTGGGTGACTGGTGCGTGGTCGACCTGCTGGACGAACGCGGCCGGCTGGAGCGGGCTGTCGTTTCCCACCGCACCCCCGAGGTGCTGGCTCCCGGTGGATACGAAGGACTGCTTCCGCCGGTGCCGCAGGATGCCGCCGGGCCGCTGCCGCGGGTACTGCGCGGGGCAGGCCCGCTGCTGCTCGCCGACATCCCCTCGCCGAACCGGGCAGCGAACCCGCTGCACGCCCGGCAACTGGAGCTATTCGAGCAACTGGCTGCCCGTAGCGCCATCATCACCCCGCTGCGGGCCCGGCGCGAGGTCCTCGGCGCCTTGACCGTGGCCCGCACCGATGCCGACCACCCCTTCACCAAGAACGATCTCCCGTTCATCGAGGCCTTGGTCCGCAGCCTGGCGCTGCAGGTGGACAACGCGCGGCTCCACCAGCAGACCCAGCGCATCGCCGAGCGCTTCCAACGCGACCTGCTGCCCGAGCTGCCGCAGCTCGACCATCTCCAGATTGCCGCCCGCTATACCCCCGCGCAGGCCATCGCGCAGGTGGGCGGCGACTGGTACGACGCCTTCGTCCTGCCACAGGGCGATACCGTCCTGGTCATCGGCGACGTCGCCGGCCACGACCTGCAAGCGGCGATTGCCATGAGCGCCCTGCGCAACATGCTGCGCGGAATCGCCGTGGACCGCCAAGAGCCGCCCGGGGAGGTCCTGCGCCGCCTGGACCTCACCATCCACACCCTGTACGAGGAGGCGACCGCGACATGCATCTACGCCCTGGTCAAAGGCCCCCAGCAGGGCGGCCTCTGGGGGCTGCACCACGCCTCCGCCGGACACCTGCCTCCCCTGCTGATCACCGTCGACGGCGACACCCGCTACCTCGAAACAGGCGCGGGACTGATGATCGGTGTCGACCCCGCGCACCAGCGCCCGACCGCCTTCGATGAACTGCCCGCCCACTCCACCGTCCTGCTGTACACCGACGGACTGATCGAACGCCGCGGCGAATCACTCGACCACGGGCTCACCCGGCTACGCCAGCACACCGCCGCACTCTGCCGCGAGCCACTGGAGACCTTCTGCGACGAACTGCTCAATGGGCTGGCCGCCGACACCAATGACGACGCCGCCCTGCTCGCCGTCCGCCCAGCCCCACCGACCCATACTGCGTGA
- a CDS encoding aldo/keto reductase, with amino-acid sequence MNRVGYGAMQLAGPNVWGPPADPECARQVLRLAVELGVTFFDTANAYGPRTVNQLIGEALRPIPEGVIVGNKVGAGRGPDGSWIITDHPDTVRRQVHEALTDVGTEASELTYLRLDGDTPGAQSQVPLEDSLGVLAELRDQGLIRRIGLSGASPEMLARAQRITPIAAVQNRFNLLDRSGVRVLADCEAQGITFVPYFPLASGRLTSYEELTAPAERLGAAPAQVALAWLLRRSPAVVVIPGTANPGHLRANIAAAEVAENLTEAEVTRLTRLADESDAVLDQPHQSTIDAHTSATERRH; translated from the coding sequence GTGAACCGTGTCGGATATGGCGCCATGCAGCTCGCCGGGCCGAATGTGTGGGGGCCACCGGCCGACCCCGAGTGTGCGCGGCAGGTGCTCCGCCTGGCGGTCGAGCTGGGAGTGACGTTCTTCGACACCGCGAACGCCTACGGGCCGCGTACGGTGAACCAGCTGATCGGGGAGGCACTGCGGCCGATCCCCGAAGGGGTGATCGTCGGCAACAAGGTGGGCGCCGGACGCGGACCGGACGGGTCCTGGATCATCACCGACCATCCGGACACGGTCCGCAGGCAGGTCCACGAGGCGCTGACCGACGTGGGAACCGAAGCCAGCGAGCTAACGTACCTGCGGCTCGACGGCGACACCCCGGGAGCCCAGAGCCAGGTGCCCTTGGAGGATTCGCTCGGCGTGCTCGCCGAACTGCGCGATCAGGGACTGATCCGCCGCATCGGCCTGTCCGGCGCATCCCCGGAGATGCTGGCCCGTGCCCAGCGGATCACGCCGATCGCCGCCGTGCAGAACCGTTTCAACTTGCTCGACCGCAGCGGCGTCCGGGTCCTCGCCGACTGCGAAGCGCAGGGCATCACGTTCGTCCCATACTTCCCGCTGGCCTCCGGACGGCTCACCAGCTACGAGGAGCTGACCGCTCCCGCGGAACGCCTCGGCGCGGCACCGGCCCAGGTCGCGCTGGCCTGGCTGCTGCGCCGCTCCCCTGCCGTGGTCGTCATCCCCGGCACGGCGAACCCGGGCCACCTGCGCGCCAACATCGCCGCGGCTGAAGTCGCCGAGAACCTGACCGAGGCCGAGGTAACCCGCCTGACCCGCCTCGCCGACGAGTCTGACGCCGTCCTCGACCAGCCACATCAGTCCACGATCGATGCACATACCTCTGCCACGGAGCGTCGCCACTGA
- a CDS encoding DUF6000 family protein: protein MRHADEESELPKLIRRYVTPDRRYLKLGGSLLGMPGRERGKFTRMLGEAAGQISPRELCILLDGGWRERKTAAWLIAAAGRTEFRGRLGELLLASQGPYAGQAYCVALATFGTSADADLLVAYLDRYLPRPDLYYDQAAALGTLLLLDTRLGADQAAQFLTPDGLWQHWIVGPPSKDYDAPDSYREFIRQLCDLADESARHCTARRR, encoded by the coding sequence ATGCGTCACGCTGACGAAGAGTCTGAGCTGCCCAAGTTGATCCGCCGCTACGTCACGCCCGATCGGCGGTATCTCAAGCTCGGCGGCAGCCTTCTCGGCATGCCTGGGCGCGAACGCGGCAAGTTCACGCGAATGCTGGGCGAGGCCGCCGGTCAGATCAGCCCCCGTGAACTGTGCATACTGCTCGATGGAGGGTGGCGCGAGCGCAAGACGGCAGCCTGGCTCATCGCCGCTGCCGGCAGAACCGAGTTCCGCGGACGCCTCGGCGAACTCCTGCTCGCCAGTCAAGGGCCCTACGCAGGGCAGGCCTACTGCGTCGCCCTCGCCACCTTCGGCACCTCTGCCGACGCCGACCTGCTGGTCGCTTACCTCGACCGCTACCTGCCCCGACCCGACCTCTACTACGACCAGGCAGCCGCCCTCGGCACACTCCTGTTGCTCGACACCAGGCTCGGTGCCGACCAGGCAGCCCAGTTCCTCACCCCAGACGGCCTCTGGCAGCACTGGATCGTTGGACCACCCAGCAAGGACTACGACGCCCCCGACAGCTACCGCGAGTTCATCCGCCAGCTCTGCGATCTCGCTGATGAGAGCGCCAGACACTGCACGGCAAGGAGACGATGA
- a CDS encoding histone-like nucleoid-structuring protein Lsr2 gives MAQKIVTVYSDDLTGTDSDEVSTHRFSLNGVDYEIDLTPENYDKLDAALRPFIEKGRKLGRTKGMGRMRRGVADGPSAEEVRAWARENGYEVNDRGRVPKKIRDAFDASH, from the coding sequence ATGGCTCAGAAAATTGTGACCGTTTATTCGGACGACCTCACTGGTACGGATTCGGACGAGGTCAGCACACACAGGTTTTCTCTGAACGGCGTGGATTACGAAATCGACCTCACCCCGGAGAACTATGACAAATTGGACGCGGCGCTCCGGCCGTTCATCGAGAAGGGCCGGAAGCTGGGCCGGACGAAGGGGATGGGCCGGATGCGCAGGGGCGTCGCGGATGGCCCCAGTGCGGAAGAGGTTCGTGCGTGGGCTCGCGAGAACGGCTATGAGGTGAACGATCGCGGTCGTGTCCCCAAGAAGATCCGAGACGCGTTCGACGCCTCCCACTGA
- a CDS encoding TetR/AcrR family transcriptional regulator codes for MDDAKTRTRRRILEVATGILEREGAEAVSTRSVAAAAGIRAASLYQLFGDKDGLLAALAIHAFDIYLAEKQALAHTGDPVGDMRHAWDMHVDFGLRHPALYVLMYGTDRPGRRPPAADEAHELLLKFLDRMAAAGRLRLPPALAARLLLASITGVTLSLIGVPPEDRDPEVSARMRDTLIDSLAAGRPQPPDADPGLVPRALALDAALGAADEDELPLRPAETALLRVWLNQLAC; via the coding sequence ATGGACGACGCGAAGACCCGTACCCGCCGGCGGATCCTTGAGGTGGCGACCGGCATCCTGGAGCGGGAAGGCGCTGAGGCGGTTTCCACCCGCTCGGTCGCCGCAGCGGCCGGGATCCGCGCCGCATCCCTGTACCAGCTCTTCGGTGACAAGGACGGCCTTCTCGCCGCCCTGGCCATTCACGCCTTCGACATCTATCTGGCCGAGAAGCAGGCACTGGCGCACACTGGTGACCCGGTCGGCGACATGCGCCATGCCTGGGACATGCACGTCGACTTCGGCCTGCGCCACCCCGCGCTCTACGTCCTGATGTACGGCACCGACCGCCCCGGTCGCCGCCCGCCCGCCGCCGACGAGGCCCACGAACTCCTGCTGAAATTCCTTGACCGCATGGCCGCTGCGGGGCGTCTCCGGCTCCCGCCCGCTTTGGCCGCCCGCCTGCTGCTGGCCTCCATCACGGGCGTCACCTTGTCGCTGATCGGCGTTCCTCCCGAGGACCGAGACCCAGAGGTCTCCGCGAGAATGCGCGATACCCTCATCGACTCTCTTGCCGCTGGCCGTCCGCAGCCCCCGGACGCGGATCCCGGTCTCGTGCCTCGGGCTCTCGCCCTCGATGCCGCTCTCGGCGCCGCGGACGAGGACGAGCTCCCGCTCCGTCCGGCCGAGACCGCCCTTCTCCGTGTCTGGCTCAACCAGCTCGCCTGCTGA
- a CDS encoding LysR family transcriptional regulator, translated as MRYDLNDLRLFLHIVTEGSITAGAQRMHLSLPSASARVRALEHHAGVALLIRGRRGVRPTPAGATLARHARDVLDRTARLESAVASYTRPPSAPLILLGGGSAMHRLVPRALISFLRAHPDTDVTASESRTPQTERKLADGEADLGVVLDDEADGCGLRTEPLGDDSLVVIGQAGGILAGRTALTYREAAEHPLVGLDADSSLRRWIEKHLGPHAPAVRHRTTVTNLGVLIALAAAGAGLAVVPRRAIDPRQSLEVCELQERWARRHHLLAWGVTDRATSTATATLAEHLRQAAQSEFPDRSAHGDNLGRLPFQDC; from the coding sequence ATGCGCTACGACCTGAACGACCTACGGCTGTTCCTCCACATCGTCACGGAGGGATCGATCACCGCGGGCGCCCAACGCATGCACCTGAGCCTGCCCTCGGCCAGCGCCCGCGTGCGCGCGCTGGAACACCACGCCGGCGTGGCCCTGCTGATCCGCGGGCGCCGGGGCGTACGGCCCACCCCGGCGGGGGCGACCCTGGCCCGCCACGCGCGCGACGTCCTCGACCGGACCGCCCGACTCGAAAGCGCCGTCGCGAGCTACACCCGGCCCCCGTCCGCGCCGCTGATCCTGCTCGGCGGCGGCTCCGCGATGCACCGGCTCGTGCCGCGGGCCCTGATCTCATTCCTCCGCGCCCACCCAGACACCGACGTCACCGCGTCCGAGAGCCGCACCCCGCAGACCGAGCGGAAACTCGCCGACGGCGAGGCGGACCTGGGTGTCGTCCTGGACGACGAGGCCGACGGCTGCGGACTGCGCACGGAGCCCCTCGGCGACGACTCCCTCGTCGTCATCGGGCAGGCCGGAGGAATCCTCGCCGGGCGGACCGCGCTCACCTACCGCGAGGCCGCCGAACACCCGCTCGTCGGTCTCGACGCCGACTCCTCGCTGCGCCGCTGGATCGAAAAGCACCTGGGACCCCACGCCCCCGCGGTGCGCCACCGCACCACCGTCACCAACCTCGGCGTCCTCATCGCCCTGGCCGCCGCCGGCGCCGGACTCGCCGTCGTCCCGCGCCGGGCCATCGATCCCCGCCAGAGCCTGGAGGTATGCGAACTCCAGGAGCGCTGGGCCCGCCGCCACCACCTGCTGGCCTGGGGCGTCACAGACCGCGCCACCTCGACGGCAACCGCGACACTCGCCGAACACCTCCGCCAGGCGGCTCAGTCCGAGTTCCCCGACCGCAGCGCACACGGGGACAACCTCGGTCGGCTGCCCTTCCAGGACTGCTGA